DNA sequence from the Syntrophales bacterium genome:
CCATGGCTCATTTTTGAGGGAAACCATCCCGGAGCGATTGCGTTTACAGTAATATTGTATTGAGCCCACTTCACCGCCAGATCTTTTGTCAAACCGGCAACAGCCGCCTTGCTGGTCTGATAAGCAACGGCATCCATAACTTCCGCTGACGCTCCCACAAAAGCTGCTATCGAAGCCAGGTTGATTATTCTGCCGTACATCTGTTTAGACATTATCTGGCCGGCTCTCTGGCACATAAGCCACGTACCATTAACATTGGTGTTTATGACTTTCTGCCAACCTTCCAGAGGAAATTCCAGAGAAGGTGCTCCCCAGGTGGCACCAGAGTTGTTTACCAGGATATCGACCCGCTTGAATTCTTTCATCACTTGCTCGTACAGGGCATCGATTTCCTCAAAGTTGGCAACATCACATCGAACGGGCATCACCTTGACACCCAATTCTTCTTCCATGGTTTTAGCTACTTCGGTGCAACGATCGAGCTTCCTGGCCGCCAAAACCAAATCGGCGCCTGCCTCTCCCAGCGCATATGCCATTTGCGACCCTATACCGGCGGCCCCTCCCGTGACAATGGCCACCTGACCTGTTAAATCAAACAACTCTTTAATATGTCTCATCAATTACTCCTAACGTTTTGAACACATGCGTTCTAATATTTATAGAATCCACGACCGGTCTTTCGACCCAGCAAACCGGCTAATACCCGTTTTTTCAACAGAGGGTGTGGCCTATAGGCTTCACCAAGATCACGCATCATTGTTTCCATGCCGTGCATCGCAATATCAGCACCAGCAAGATCCAGTAACCGACAAGGTCCCATCGGATGGCCTAAACACAACGTGCAAGCCTTATCGATTTCTTCCGGATCATTCCCCTCCTGAACCAATTTCATGGCTTCGTTAAAGAGGACATCAACCAGCCTGCTGGCGATGAAGCCTGCATAGTCAACGGCTACAATAGATTCTTTCCCCAGAGCCTTAATATATGCCAGAACGGTTTCCATTGTTTCATCAGAAGTCAGCTCTCCCCGAATAACCTCAACACCTTTCATGAGAGGCACAGGATTCATAAAGTGGACACCTATGATTTTATCTGCACGGTCAGAAACGCTTGCAATTTCCGTGATGGAAAGCGCTGAGGTATTGGTACCCAGGATAGCCTCTTTTTTGCATAAATTGGTTAACTTCCTAAACATATCGTGCTTAAGCTCAAGGTTTTCAAAAACAGCTTCGATAACAAGATCCGCATTTTTACATGCATCTTCCAGAACGCTAGTAAACTGTATGCGGTCAAGCGCGGCATCCATATCCGCTTTGGCCATTTTCTCTTTGCTTACCATTTTGCTCAAGCTCTTCTCAATGGACGCCCTGGCCCTCTCAAGAGCATCACTATAAACATCCTGCAATACCACATTGTACCCAGCCACAGCACTTACCTGGGCTATGCCGCTACCCATAGCGCCGGCCCCGATCACTCCTACGTTATTTAATTCCATAGTTCTGACTCCCTTTCCTTACCTATTTATCCCTAAATGAAGGTTTACGTTTCTCAATAAAGGCCAACATACCCTCATTGTGATCCTCTGTGCCAAAGCAATTGGCAAAACAACCAATCTCAAGTTGCAACGCCCTGTCCAAGTCAAGGTTATAGCCACAATTGAACGCTTCCTTGGCCAGCATCAGGATAGAAAGTGACTTGCCGGCAATCTTAGAGGCCAATTTTGTAGCTTCTTCAACAAGTTCGTCCGGAGGCACAACCTTGTTAACCAGACCCCATTCATAGGCACACTCGGCATCAATTATTCTTCCCGAGTAGACTAGTTCCTTAGCTCTGCCTATTCCGATCACCCGGGCAAGCCTTTGCGTACCACCGCCCCCGGGGATTATCCCCAGATTGATTTCCGGTTGACCAAACTTTGCGCTGGCAGAAGCAATCCTTATATCGCATGCCATTGCCAGTTCACAGCCTCCTCCCAACGCGAAACCGTTGATGGCGGCGATAACCGGCTTCGGGAATGTCTCAATTTTCTCTTGGGTATGATTTGCCAACATGGCAAATCCTCTGGCCTCCAGAACCGAATATCGTTGCATTTCTGTTATGTCGGAACCGGCTGCAAATGCCTTCTTACCCTCTCCGGTAAGTATGACCACTCGAACCT
Encoded proteins:
- a CDS encoding 3-hydroxyacyl-CoA dehydrogenase family protein; translated protein: MELNNVGVIGAGAMGSGIAQVSAVAGYNVVLQDVYSDALERARASIEKSLSKMVSKEKMAKADMDAALDRIQFTSVLEDACKNADLVIEAVFENLELKHDMFRKLTNLCKKEAILGTNTSALSITEIASVSDRADKIIGVHFMNPVPLMKGVEVIRGELTSDETMETVLAYIKALGKESIVAVDYAGFIASRLVDVLFNEAMKLVQEGNDPEEIDKACTLCLGHPMGPCRLLDLAGADIAMHGMETMMRDLGEAYRPHPLLKKRVLAGLLGRKTGRGFYKY
- a CDS encoding SDR family oxidoreductase; the encoded protein is MRHIKELFDLTGQVAIVTGGAAGIGSQMAYALGEAGADLVLAARKLDRCTEVAKTMEEELGVKVMPVRCDVANFEEIDALYEQVMKEFKRVDILVNNSGATWGAPSLEFPLEGWQKVINTNVNGTWLMCQRAGQIMSKQMYGRIINLASIAAFVGASAEVMDAVAYQTSKAAVAGLTKDLAVKWAQYNITVNAIAPGWFPSKMSHGTLESGGERLLSFIPVHRFGGEDELKAATLFLASPGASYTTGVILSVDGGWVAM
- a CDS encoding enoyl-CoA hydratase-related protein, with protein sequence MKYLYDTIKCSVNGGIALVAIDRPEALNALNGTVFMELGKVFEGMEKDDQVRVVILTGEGKKAFAAGSDITEMQRYSVLEARGFAMLANHTQEKIETFPKPVIAAINGFALGGGCELAMACDIRIASASAKFGQPEINLGIIPGGGGTQRLARVIGIGRAKELVYSGRIIDAECAYEWGLVNKVVPPDELVEEATKLASKIAGKSLSILMLAKEAFNCGYNLDLDRALQLEIGCFANCFGTEDHNEGMLAFIEKRKPSFRDK